In one window of Photorhabdus laumondii subsp. laumondii DNA:
- the pdxH gene encoding pyridoxamine 5'-phosphate oxidase gives MSEHNEFDVAELRREYIRGGLRRKDLTEEPIELFERWLNQACNAKLSDPTAMSIATVDENGQPYQRIVLLKHFDSNSLIFYTNLGSRKAKHLAHNNKISLHFPWYPLERQVSFLGKAERLSPVEVVKYFHSRPRDSQIAAWASQQSSRISARGVLEGKFLELKQKFLNGEVPLPSFWGGFKVTFDSVEFWQGGANRLHDRFIYQRQGDSWHVDRLAP, from the coding sequence ATGTCAGAACATAACGAATTTGATGTTGCAGAATTACGCCGTGAATATATTCGTGGTGGGTTAAGACGTAAGGATTTGACTGAAGAACCCATCGAGCTTTTTGAGCGTTGGCTCAATCAAGCATGTAACGCTAAGTTGAGTGATCCAACGGCAATGTCTATAGCGACGGTCGATGAGAATGGTCAACCGTATCAACGTATTGTGTTATTGAAGCATTTTGATTCAAATAGTCTGATTTTTTATACAAATTTAGGCAGCCGGAAAGCAAAACATTTGGCGCACAATAACAAAATCAGCCTCCATTTCCCTTGGTATCCTCTGGAAAGGCAAGTCTCTTTTCTTGGTAAAGCGGAACGTCTTTCTCCTGTTGAAGTGGTGAAATATTTCCATAGTCGTCCTAGGGATAGCCAGATTGCTGCATGGGCATCACAACAATCTTCCCGTATTTCCGCACGTGGTGTTTTAGAAGGGAAGTTCCTTGAATTGAAACAGAAATTCTTGAATGGTGAAGTGCCTTTACCTAGCTTCTGGGGAGGATTCAAAGTGACCTTTGATTCTGTTGAGTTTTGGCAAGGTGGTGCAAACCGGCTCCATGATCGTTTTATTTATCAACGGCAAGGCGATAGCTGGCATGTTGACAGGCTTGCACCATAA
- the sapF gene encoding putrescine export ABC transporter ATP-binding protein SapF: MVNTLLEVRNLAKTFRYRTGFFHRQHLNAVKPVSFTLKAKQTLAIIGENGSGKSTLAKMLSGVIEPTSGEIMIEGHKLTYGDYSYRSQRIRMIFQDPSTSLNPRQRIGQILDIPLLLNTALNTMEREKRINQTLRQVGLLPDHANYYPHMLASGQKQRVALARALILQPQIIIADEALASLDMSMRSQIINLMLELQEKQGISYLYVTQHLGMMKHISDQVLVMHQGEVVERGNTAEVLASPLHDMTRRLIASHFGEALTADAWRQDIP, translated from the coding sequence TTGGTTAATACTCTGCTAGAAGTTAGGAATTTGGCTAAAACTTTTCGCTATCGAACAGGTTTTTTTCATCGTCAACATCTCAATGCGGTAAAACCCGTTAGTTTTACCTTAAAAGCTAAACAGACGCTGGCGATTATTGGTGAAAACGGTTCTGGAAAATCAACACTGGCAAAAATGCTTTCAGGCGTCATCGAGCCAACTTCCGGCGAAATCATGATCGAAGGCCATAAACTCACTTACGGTGATTACAGTTATCGTAGCCAACGCATTCGTATGATATTTCAGGACCCAAGTACGTCGCTAAATCCTCGTCAGCGTATTGGTCAAATTCTTGATATTCCCCTTCTGCTTAATACAGCGCTTAATACAATGGAGCGGGAAAAACGGATCAACCAGACATTGCGACAAGTTGGCCTGCTACCGGACCATGCCAATTATTATCCACATATGTTAGCCTCAGGCCAGAAACAGCGGGTAGCACTGGCGCGCGCATTGATATTACAACCTCAGATTATTATTGCTGATGAGGCATTAGCATCACTCGATATGTCTATGCGATCTCAAATCATTAATCTGATGTTGGAATTACAGGAAAAACAAGGTATTTCTTACCTCTATGTCACCCAGCATCTTGGCATGATGAAACATATCAGCGATCAGGTGCTGGTCATGCATCAAGGGGAAGTTGTTGAGCGGGGAAATACAGCAGAAGTGTTGGCTTCTCCTCTGCACGATATGACCCGCCGTTTAATCGCTAGCCATTTTGGTGAAGCACTCACCGCTGATGCCTGGCGGCAGGATATTCCTTAA
- the anmK gene encoding anhydro-N-acetylmuramic acid kinase — MKSGRYIGVMSGTSLDGVDVVLAAINDKVVAQQASYSHPFPYELKQKILAVCQGQQTTLSAIGRLDYELGSLFAEAVQGLLIKTGLTASDITAVGCHGQTVWHEPNSHTPFTMQLGDNNRIAALTGITVVGDFRRRDMAYGGQGAPLVPAFHFAVLGHLTERRIILNIGGIANITTLLPGSPVKGYDTGPGNMLMDSWVWRHQKKPYDKDAQWAREGVVNNKLLGQMLSDHYFSRPAPKSTGREYFNMSWLEAQLVNFPDIPPVDVQATLAELTAASVSQQIMLSGGCERLLVCGGGAHNPQIMSRLSALLPGTEVCPTDKYGLSGDDMEALAFAWLAFRTMSGAPGNLPSVTGASTETILGAIYPVINQ, encoded by the coding sequence ATGAAGTCAGGTCGTTATATTGGTGTAATGTCGGGTACAAGTCTGGATGGCGTTGATGTGGTGCTTGCCGCAATCAATGATAAAGTTGTTGCTCAGCAAGCCAGTTATTCGCATCCATTCCCATACGAATTAAAACAGAAAATTCTCGCAGTCTGTCAAGGGCAGCAAACGACATTATCGGCAATCGGTCGGTTGGATTATGAACTTGGTTCTTTATTCGCTGAAGCTGTACAAGGCTTACTGATTAAAACAGGGTTAACCGCGAGTGACATTACTGCTGTGGGATGTCATGGGCAAACCGTTTGGCATGAGCCAAATAGTCATACGCCTTTCACGATGCAACTTGGCGACAATAACCGTATTGCCGCTTTGACTGGGATAACTGTGGTTGGTGATTTTCGTCGGAGGGATATGGCATATGGTGGGCAGGGCGCGCCATTAGTTCCAGCTTTTCATTTCGCCGTATTAGGCCATCTGACAGAACGAAGGATAATTCTCAATATCGGTGGTATTGCCAATATAACGACGCTATTACCTGGATCACCTGTCAAAGGGTATGACACAGGTCCGGGTAATATGCTGATGGATAGTTGGGTATGGCGTCATCAGAAAAAACCTTATGATAAAGATGCGCAATGGGCGCGAGAAGGTGTTGTTAATAACAAATTGCTTGGGCAAATGCTTTCTGATCACTATTTTTCACGACCAGCTCCTAAAAGCACAGGCCGCGAGTATTTCAATATGAGTTGGTTGGAGGCGCAATTAGTTAATTTTCCTGACATACCACCTGTCGATGTTCAGGCAACGCTGGCCGAGCTGACAGCAGCGTCTGTATCACAGCAAATTATGTTGAGTGGTGGATGTGAACGTCTGCTGGTTTGTGGTGGTGGCGCACATAACCCGCAGATAATGAGCCGACTTTCTGCCTTATTACCGGGGACGGAGGTTTGCCCGACAGATAAATATGGCCTAAGCGGTGATGATATGGAAGCACTGGCATTTGCTTGGTTAGCATTCCGTACAATGTCAGGTGCGCCAGGGAATTTACCCTCTGTTACTGGTGCGAGTACTGAAACTATTTTAGGGGCGATTTATCCTGTTATTAATCAATAA
- the pdxY gene encoding pyridoxal kinase PdxY, with product MKNILSIQSHVVFGHAGNSAAEFPMRRMGVNVWPLNTVQFSNHTQYAQWKGCVMPANHLTEIVQGIEEIEQLKSCHAVLSGYIGSAEQGGHIIDIVKRVKAVNPDAWYFCDPVMGHPEKGCIVVPGVAEFLCKDALPVSDIIAPNLLELETLSMQKVTNVEQAVMAARTLCDKGPDIVLVKHLSRAGYRTDRFEMLLVTKEHSWHVSRPLVDFGERQPVGVGDLTSGLLLVNLLKGESLQTALEHVAAAVYEVMVTTKEMGEYELQIVAAQDRMVAPNHKFWAIQLD from the coding sequence GTGAAAAATATTCTTTCAATTCAATCTCATGTTGTTTTTGGTCACGCTGGTAACAGCGCTGCGGAATTCCCTATGCGTCGGATGGGGGTAAACGTATGGCCGTTGAACACAGTACAGTTTTCAAATCACACCCAATATGCTCAATGGAAAGGGTGTGTTATGCCGGCTAACCATCTTACTGAAATCGTTCAGGGCATTGAAGAAATTGAACAGCTCAAATCTTGTCATGCAGTACTGAGTGGATATATCGGTTCAGCGGAGCAAGGGGGCCATATTATCGACATAGTAAAACGGGTAAAAGCGGTGAATCCCGATGCTTGGTATTTCTGTGATCCCGTTATGGGGCACCCAGAAAAAGGTTGTATTGTTGTGCCTGGGGTGGCTGAATTTTTGTGTAAAGATGCACTTCCTGTAAGTGATATCATTGCGCCAAATTTGCTGGAGCTTGAAACACTCAGTATGCAGAAAGTGACTAATGTAGAACAGGCTGTTATGGCTGCTCGGACACTATGTGATAAAGGGCCGGATATTGTACTGGTTAAACACCTTAGTCGCGCGGGTTATCGGACTGATCGTTTTGAAATGCTATTAGTGACTAAAGAACATAGCTGGCATGTGAGTCGGCCTTTGGTGGACTTTGGCGAACGGCAGCCAGTGGGTGTTGGTGATTTAACCAGCGGCTTGTTATTGGTTAATCTATTAAAAGGTGAGTCTTTACAAACCGCCCTCGAACATGTCGCTGCTGCGGTTTATGAAGTGATGGTAACAACCAAAGAGATGGGCGAATACGAACTACAGATTGTGGCTGCTCAGGACAGAATGGTGGCACCTAATCATAAATTTTGGGCAATACAGTTAGATTAA
- the sapD gene encoding putrescine export ABC transporter ATP-binding protein SapD, translated as MPLLDIRNLTIEFMTAKGPVKAVDRVSMSLIEGEIRGLVGESGSGKSLIAKAISGVTKDNLKVTADRFRFDDIDLLRLTPRQRRKVIGHNISMIFQEPQSCLDPSENIGRQLIQAIPCWTYKGRWWQRFKWRKRRAIELLHRVGIKDHNDIMSSFPCELTEGECQKVMIAIALANQPRLLIADEPTNAMEPTTQAQIFRLLARLNQNNNTTILLISHDLQIMSKLVDRINVLYCGQTVESAVPDELLVTPHHPYTQALSRAIPDFGSSLPHKSRLNTLSGAIPSLEHLPIGCRLGPRCPYAQKTCIETPRLRVIKNHAFACHFPLNLEEQ; from the coding sequence ATGCCATTACTCGACATTCGCAATCTCACTATTGAATTTATGACTGCCAAAGGGCCGGTTAAAGCGGTTGATCGCGTCAGTATGTCACTGATAGAAGGCGAAATACGCGGTCTGGTTGGTGAATCCGGCTCAGGTAAAAGCTTGATTGCCAAAGCAATAAGCGGAGTCACTAAAGATAATCTCAAAGTGACGGCTGACCGTTTTCGCTTCGATGATATTGACCTGCTCCGTCTGACTCCACGTCAGCGCCGAAAAGTGATCGGCCACAATATCTCAATGATTTTTCAGGAGCCACAATCCTGTCTTGATCCTTCTGAAAATATTGGTCGGCAACTCATTCAAGCTATCCCCTGCTGGACTTACAAAGGCCGTTGGTGGCAACGTTTCAAATGGCGAAAACGCCGGGCTATTGAATTACTCCACCGTGTGGGAATTAAAGATCATAATGACATCATGAGTAGCTTCCCTTGCGAGTTAACGGAGGGAGAGTGCCAAAAGGTCATGATTGCTATCGCATTGGCGAACCAACCACGCCTGCTGATTGCAGATGAACCAACCAATGCGATGGAACCGACCACACAAGCTCAGATTTTCCGTCTGTTAGCACGATTGAATCAGAACAATAACACCACCATTTTACTGATAAGTCATGACTTGCAAATCATGAGCAAATTGGTGGATCGCATTAATGTTCTGTACTGTGGTCAAACGGTCGAAAGCGCCGTTCCCGATGAATTACTGGTAACACCACACCACCCTTACACACAAGCGTTAAGCCGCGCTATCCCTGATTTTGGTAGTTCTTTGCCCCATAAAAGCAGGTTAAACACCTTATCAGGCGCTATTCCATCCCTTGAGCATTTACCCATTGGCTGCCGTTTAGGTCCGCGTTGCCCTTATGCGCAAAAAACGTGTATTGAAACACCACGGTTGCGGGTGATTAAAAACCACGCTTTTGCCTGCCACTTTCCACTAAATCTGGAGGAACAGTAA
- the fabI gene encoding enoyl-ACP reductase FabI, with amino-acid sequence MGFMTGKRILITGVASKLSIAYGVAKAMHDQGAELAFTYQNDKLKPRVEEFAASLNSTIVLPCDVAEDESIEVLFTELSKIWPKFDGFVHSIGFAPADQLDGNYVSSVTREGFRIAHDISSYSFVAMAKTCREMLNPNSALLTLTYLGAERSIPNYNVMGLAKASLEANVRYMANAMGAEGIRVNGISAGPIRTLAASGIKDFRKMLAHCESVNPIRRTVTTEDVGNAAAFLCSDLSGGITGEILHVDGGFSIAAMNELELK; translated from the coding sequence ATGGGTTTTATGACCGGCAAGCGCATTCTGATCACTGGCGTCGCCAGTAAACTCTCCATCGCTTATGGCGTTGCAAAAGCAATGCATGACCAGGGAGCTGAGCTGGCTTTCACTTATCAAAATGACAAGTTGAAACCTCGTGTTGAAGAATTTGCTGCTTCCCTAAATTCTACTATCGTTCTGCCTTGCGATGTAGCTGAAGACGAAAGCATTGAAGTCCTGTTCACCGAACTGAGCAAAATTTGGCCGAAATTCGATGGTTTTGTTCACTCCATTGGCTTTGCACCTGCTGATCAACTGGATGGTAACTATGTCAGTTCCGTTACCCGCGAAGGCTTTAGAATCGCGCACGACATCAGCTCTTACAGCTTTGTTGCTATGGCAAAAACTTGCCGTGAAATGCTGAACCCAAATTCTGCTTTACTGACTCTCACCTACCTGGGAGCAGAGCGCTCAATCCCTAACTATAATGTAATGGGTCTGGCAAAAGCATCTCTGGAAGCTAACGTTCGTTATATGGCTAACGCCATGGGCGCTGAAGGTATTCGTGTTAACGGTATCTCTGCCGGGCCTATCCGTACTTTGGCTGCGTCTGGTATCAAAGATTTCCGTAAGATGCTGGCTCACTGTGAATCCGTTAACCCAATTCGCCGCACTGTAACAACTGAAGATGTTGGTAACGCCGCGGCATTCTTGTGCTCGGATCTGTCCGGCGGTATTACCGGTGAAATCCTGCATGTTGATGGTGGTTTCAGCATTGCCGCAATGAATGAACTGGAATTGAAATAA
- the gstA gene encoding glutathione transferase GstA, whose product MKLYYQPGACSLSPHIILREAGLDFSVIKVDLKTKKTENGDDFFAINPKGQIPTLLLDNNEILTEGSVIVQYIADQKPDKKLIAPAGTMERYRQLEWLSHISSEIHKGFSPLFFPGTPENYRPVAVNNLLRKFKYIDEVLAKQPYIAGEHFTVADAYLFTLSNWAPLVQLDLSDRVHLKAYQERIAERPNVRDALKAEGLI is encoded by the coding sequence ATGAAACTTTATTACCAACCTGGAGCTTGTTCTCTCTCACCTCACATCATACTCCGTGAAGCAGGGCTTGATTTCAGCGTGATTAAAGTTGATCTGAAAACCAAAAAAACGGAGAACGGCGACGATTTCTTCGCAATCAATCCAAAAGGCCAGATACCCACTCTTCTGTTAGATAACAATGAGATCCTCACCGAAGGCTCTGTTATTGTCCAATATATTGCCGACCAGAAACCGGACAAAAAATTAATTGCACCAGCCGGAACGATGGAACGATATCGTCAACTTGAATGGCTTAGCCATATTTCCAGTGAAATTCATAAAGGATTTTCACCTCTGTTTTTTCCAGGAACACCAGAAAATTATCGTCCTGTTGCGGTTAATAATCTACTGAGAAAATTCAAGTACATAGATGAAGTATTAGCAAAACAGCCATACATTGCCGGGGAGCATTTTACTGTTGCTGACGCTTACTTATTCACTCTCAGTAATTGGGCACCTTTAGTGCAATTGGATCTATCTGATCGGGTTCATCTTAAAGCTTATCAAGAGAGGATTGCAGAACGTCCAAATGTTCGTGATGCACTGAAAGCGGAAGGGTTAATTTGA
- the tyrS gene encoding tyrosine--tRNA ligase, with amino-acid sequence MSSNNLIKQLQERGLIAQVTDENALAERLAQGPVSLYCGFDPTADSLHLGHLVPLLCLKRFQLAGHKPVALVGGATGLIGDPSFKATERKLNTEATVKEWVEKIRRQVSPFLDFDCGENSAKTANNYDWFGNMDVLAFLRDIGKHFSVNQMINKEAVKQRLNRDDVGISFTEFSYNLLQSYDFARLNEVHGVELQIGGSDQWGNITSGIDLTRRITQKQVFGMTVPLITKSDGTKFGKTEGGAVWLDPKKTSPYKFYQFWINTADADVYRFLKFFTFMNLEDIDALEEEDKNSGKAPRAQYVLAEQVTGMVHGEEGLAAAKRITESLFSGAAADLTEADFAQLAQDGMPVIELEKGADLQQALVNAGLVPSRGQARTMISSNAVAINGEKQSEPEYLFTDSNRLFDRYTLLRRGKKHDCLICWK; translated from the coding sequence ATGTCTAGCAATAACCTGATAAAACAACTGCAAGAGCGGGGCCTCATTGCCCAGGTGACGGATGAGAATGCGTTAGCGGAGAGACTGGCGCAGGGCCCTGTCTCCCTCTATTGTGGTTTCGATCCGACCGCTGACAGCTTGCATTTGGGGCATCTGGTTCCCTTGCTGTGTTTAAAACGATTCCAGCTAGCCGGGCATAAACCCGTGGCGTTAGTTGGTGGAGCTACGGGGCTGATTGGTGATCCAAGTTTTAAAGCCACTGAACGTAAATTGAATACTGAAGCTACCGTTAAAGAGTGGGTGGAGAAAATTCGTAGACAGGTTTCACCTTTCCTCGATTTTGATTGTGGCGAAAATAGCGCTAAAACAGCCAATAATTATGATTGGTTTGGCAACATGGATGTTCTGGCTTTCCTGCGTGATATCGGCAAACATTTCTCAGTTAATCAAATGATTAATAAAGAGGCGGTTAAACAGCGTTTGAACCGTGATGATGTGGGTATCTCTTTCACTGAATTTTCTTACAATCTCCTGCAATCCTATGACTTTGCTCGCCTGAATGAAGTCCATGGTGTTGAGTTACAGATTGGTGGTTCTGACCAGTGGGGGAATATTACTTCTGGTATTGATTTAACTCGTCGTATCACCCAGAAACAAGTATTTGGTATGACCGTTCCACTGATCACGAAATCTGATGGCACTAAATTTGGTAAGACAGAAGGTGGCGCTGTTTGGTTAGATCCGAAGAAAACCAGTCCATACAAATTCTATCAATTCTGGATTAACACTGCGGATGCGGATGTTTATCGCTTCCTGAAATTCTTTACTTTTATGAATCTTGAAGATATTGATGCTTTGGAAGAAGAGGATAAAAATAGCGGTAAAGCTCCTCGTGCTCAGTACGTGTTGGCAGAACAAGTCACTGGTATGGTGCATGGTGAAGAGGGGTTAGCAGCCGCTAAACGGATTACAGAAAGTTTATTCTCTGGCGCTGCTGCTGATTTGACCGAAGCGGATTTTGCTCAATTGGCACAGGATGGTATGCCGGTAATTGAGTTGGAAAAAGGTGCAGATTTGCAACAAGCTTTGGTTAATGCCGGGTTGGTACCTTCTCGTGGTCAGGCGCGTACGATGATCAGTTCCAACGCTGTTGCAATTAATGGTGAAAAACAATCTGAACCTGAATATCTGTTTACTGACAGTAACCGTCTGTTTGATCGTTACACCCTGCTGCGTCGTGGTAAAAAACACGATTGTTTGATCTGCTGGAAATAA